The following nucleotide sequence is from Deinococcus betulae.
CCGCCCATGATGTCCGGGGACAGGGGAGCAAAATGCAGCACCGCGTCCAGGCGGTTGCGGAATTCGGGGGTAAAGGTGCGTTTGACCGCCTCGTTTTCCTCACCGGGGCGGCCCACCCGCGAAAAGCCCAGCGCCGGGCGTGCGGCGTCGGCGGCCCCCGCATTGGTGGTGAACATCAGCAGCAGGCCGCGTCCATCTACCTTCTTGCCGGTGTGGTCGGTCAGTGTGCCGTGGTCCATCAGTTGCAAAAAGAGGTTGTACACGTCGGGGTGCGCCTTCTCGATCTCGTCCAGCAGCACGACGGCGTGGGGATGCTTGGCTACGGCGTCGGTCAGCAGGCCGCCCTGGTCAAAGCCCACATAGCCGGGAGGCGCGCCGATCAGCCGCGCCACGGTGTGGGCCTCCTGGTACTCACTCATGTCAAAGCGGGCCAGGTGGATGCCCAGCCGCTCGGCCAGGGCGCGGGCCAGTTCAGTTTTGCCGACCCCCGTGGGCCCCGCCAGCAGGAACATGCCCTGCGGTTTCTGGGGGTCGCGCAGCCCGGCGCGGGCCAGTTTGACGGCACTGGCGACGGCCGACACCGCCGCGTCCTGCCCAAACACACGCGCCTTCAGGTCGGCTTCCAGGGTGGCCAGCGAGGTCACCTCCTCGGCCTTGACGGTGCCCAGCGGCACGCGGGCCATGCGGGCCACGGTGGCCTCTATGTCGGGCACGTCCAGGGTGCCGCCCTGCCCAGCGCTGGACCGCGCGGCCCCGGCTTCATCCAGCACGTCAATGGCCTTGTCGGGCAGAAAGCGGTCACGCAGGTGGCGCACCGACAGGCGCACCGCCGCGTCCAGCGCCGCTGGGGTGTAGGTGACCCCGTGGTGCGCGGCGTAGCGCCCCGCGAGGCCCTGCACGATGCTCAGGGCGTCCTCCTCGCTGGGTTCGGGGACCTCCACGGTCTGAAACCGCCGCCACAGGGCGCGGTCTTTTTCCAGGTGGCGCAGCTCAGCGGGGGTGGTGGCCCCCAGCACCCGCAGCCCCCCCCGCGCCAGCGCAGGTTTCAGAAGGTTGGCGGCGTCCACGCTGCCGCCTTCGGTGGCCCCGGCGCCGACCAGGGTGTGCAGCTCATCAATAAACAGCACCGCGTTCTGCCCGTCCAGCGCGGCCAGCACGGCCTTCAGGCGGGCCTCGAAATCCCCCCGGTAACGGGTGCCGGCCAGCAGGGCACCCAGGTCCAGAGCGTACACGGCGGCGCCGCGCAGGAATCCGGGGGCCTGCCCACCCACCACGCGCTGCGCCAGCCCCTCGGCCAGCGCGGTTTTGCCCACGCCGGGTTCACCCACCAGGACGGGGTTGTTCTTGGTGCGCCGCGCCAGGATGTGCGTCACGCGCTCCAGTTCCGGCGTGCGGCCAATCACTGGGTCAAAGGCGCTGGCGCGAGCCTGAGCGGTCAGGTCGCTGGCATAGGCGGCTAGCGGGTCCGGCTCGGCTTCGGCGGGCTGGTCGGGGCCAGTGGCGTCCACACCGGCCACCCGGCGCTCCCGTTCGCGGCCCGGGACCTTGGCCGCGCCGTGGGACAGGTAGCTCAGGACGTCCAGGCGCGTCACACCCTGAGCTTCCAGGGCGGCGCGGGCGGCGCTGTCTTCTTCTTCCAGCAGCTCGGCCAGCACCCGCGCGCCGTCGGCCTGCTCGCGGCCCTTGCCGCTGGCGTGCAGTTGCAGCACGGCGCCTTCCACGACCCGGTGAACGCCCAGGGTAAAGTCCGGCTCGGCGTCCTCCAACTGCTCCAGGGTGTTTAGATGGTGGCTGAGGTCGCCGCGCAGCCGCTCGACATCCACCGCCAGGGCCAGCAGGGCTTCCAGCGCTTCAGGGTCGTGGGTCAGGGCCAGCAGCAGATGTTCCTGGGTCACGTATTCGTGCCCGGCCTCGCGGGCGTAGTCGGCTGCCCGCCCAATCGTGACTTGTAAGTGGTCGCCAATCATAAATACCTCTGCACACGGAAGCGCGCGCCTCCACGGTCCTGTGAGGCCGTGTGGCTGGGCTGAGGACAGGGAGGACGCTGCCTCCAGGCTGAGCAACTGTCCCGCCTCATTCGCTCGCCTCTGGCTCGGCAACCACCCGCAGCGGGTGGCCCTCTCGCTGGGCGTGGCCCATGACCTGTGCCACCTTCGTTTCGGCCACGTCGCGCGGGTAGACGCCCGCCACCCCCTGCCCCTTGTGGTGAACCGCCAGCATAATCAGCTGCGCGTCCTGCTCGGCTTTGTGGAAATAGCGGCGCAGCACCAGCACCACGAAGTCCATCGGCGTGTAATCGTCATTGAGCAGCAGCACCCGGAACAGCCGGGGCCGCTCTGTCTCCGTGCGCTCCAGCGTCTGGGTGCTGTGCTGTTCGTCCCGGCGCGTCATGGGGCCGAGTGTAGCGGGCAGGGCGCCAGGCGGCAGGAACGTGCCTTACGGTCAAGGTTAACCCCCCTCCACAGGGGAAGGGGGGCGCCAGGGGAAAACTGGGTGGTCAGGCTTTGGGGTTGGGCTGCCCGGCGGGCCGGGTGGTGTCCTGGGCGGCCGTTTTGAGATCGGCAGCGGCCGGGGTGGCGGCGGTTTTTGCCTCGGCGCCCGCCTGCTTGGCCGCGTCCTTGAGGTCATTGCCGGCCTGCTTGGCGTCGGCAGCCGCCTGGCCGGCGTTCTGTTTCACTTCAGTCTTGACGTCCGCCGCCTTGTCGCTGGCGGTGTTCGCCACGTCGCGGGCGGCAGCGCCAGCCTGGGTGGTCGCCCCACTGACAGCCGTTTTCACGTCGCCGGCCACCTCTTTGGCCTTGTCCAGCGCCGCCTGCGTGCCGCCCGAGGCGGCGTCTTTGACCTCGCCGGCCTTCTCGGCAATGACGGCGCCCGCATCCTTGGCGGCGTCTTTGGTCTTCTCCCAGCCCTTGGTGACGCTCTGGCCCACGTCGTGGGCGGCGTCTTTCAGGCCCAGTTCGGCCAGCTTGGCGTCCAGGGCGCGGCGGTTTTGCTCGCGGCTGAAGTAGTACGCGCCGGCGCCCACCAGGGCACCCAGCACCAGCAGCCGTTTCAGGGGAAAGTGATGACTCATGAGAAGCAGCCTACGCCCCCCTCATCTGTGCAGGATGAGCTGCAATTTACGCGCAGTTCACGCCGTTGCAGCTTGGTCCCGATTCCGAACATTCCTCAGGGTAGGAGGGCGTTGGGCTGGCTGGCGCTGCAAAGCGGCACCGTCCAGGGTGGAGGAGAGGGTACGGGGCTCCGGGAATTGGACTTGCAAAGCACCGACGGGGCAATCTTAGGTGCCCTTCTGACTCTTCCGAAAACGGATGAATTTCCTACGGCCCGCCCAGCCCCAGGCGCCGGGCCAGCCCTTCGCTGAAAATCCAGTCCTCGGGCTCGTCCAGGCCCTGCACCTCGACCAGCACGCAGCCGCGCGCCAGGTAAAACGCGGCAATTGTGCTCCAGGCCTCGTCTTCGGTGGCGGCCGTTTCTTCGATGTCGTCCAGCGTTCCCCACAGGTCACCGTCCACCTCGGCGCTGCGCAGGGCCTCGGCGTGGGCGCTCAGGGCCCAGGCGTCCACCGCCTCGTCTGGGGCGTAGGTTTCGCCGGGCCGGCGCACGTCCAGGCGGTCATCCCGCTCGTACAGGGACGCCAGGAAGGTGGCCCAGGCATCTGGGGTCAGGACAAAGGCAGAGGGGCGCTCGCTCACGCCGGCCAGTGTACGGGCCGCTGCCGCAGGCCGTGAAGAAACGGTGCAGGCGCGCCCAGGGCAGGCCAGTACACTTGCGCTATGACCGCGTTTACGCCGCGCCGCGCACCCCTGCTGCTGACTGTGCTTCTGACCTGCTTGCTGGTGCCCCTGCTGGCTGGGTGGGCCGGGGCGCAGTCCGGTGGAGGCTTTGGCGGGCGCAGTTCGGGCAGCTCGGGGGGGAGCTCCGGCGGCAGTTCGGGGGGGTACAGCAGTCCGTCGCGTGGGGGGGGGTACAGCGGCGGCTACGGGGGCGGGTACAGCGGCCCCATCATTATCAATAATGGCGGCTACGGCGGTGGGTACGGCTACAGCAGCGGCGGGGGCGGCCTGATTGGCCTGCTGGTGCTGGGCGTGGTGATTTTCCTGGTGGTGGGCGCCCTGCGCCGGGGTCTGGGCAGCGGCGGCGCACGCGGGCTGGGGGCCGTCAGCGGCACTGCGCAGGCCCTGAGTGTGCAGTTGCTGCTGGCCGAGGGGGATGAGGTCAAGCGCGCCCTGGGCCGCGTGGCCCAGAGCGGCGACCCCGACACCAACGAGGGCCTGACCCGCATGTTGCAGGAAGCCGCACTGGTGGTGCTGCGCCACCCCGAGCGCTGGGTGTACGGCAATGTGGAACGCGCCCAGGGCTCGGCCGCCACCGCCGACAGCCAGGTGGGCGCCTGGGCCACCCAGGCCCGCGCCGCCTTTACCGAGCAGACCACCAGCAACTACCAGAACCGTGATCCCCACAGCGGCTATCAGCGCCGCGACGACTACACCTTTCAGGCTGACGCCGGCGACCAGTACCTGGCAGTCACGATTGCGGTGGCCGCCCACACACTGGCGGGGCTGCCCCCAGCCGGCGCCACCAACGCCGGTGAAGCCCGCGCCGCCCTGAGCGCCCTGAGCAGCGTGACCCCCGGCGACCTCATTCGGGCTGAAGTGGTCTGGAGCCCCGACGCTCCGGGCGAATTCCTGAGCGAGGACGAGGCCATTCAGAAGTATCCCGAGCTGACAAGGCTGTAGGGGAGGATAGGGGCCTGATGTCCCGCGCTGAACGGGTGTGGGAGCCCTCTGGCGAGAAGGCCAGGCTGGCGCTCTCTCAGCTGTGTATGCGCTCCGTGACCTGGCTGGACGGACTTCAGGCTTTGCTCGCTGGAGTTAGCCCCTCATCGAGCTTGCTGCCTGATACCGACTCCGATTGAATCGCTTGCAAAAGCGGTTCAATCCGAGCGGAGCGAGCAGGAGAGAAACGAGGTCCGGGCGTGGAGCCGGCAAATCGGCTCCTTTCCGATTTGTCGGCGGAACACACAGAGTCCGGAGGAGCCCTTCTCTGAAGCACAGCTGTGACCCCTTTCTCCTGCAACTCTGGGCACGGTCTGGGGTCGCGTTGGCACCCTATGCTGCTTCCAATGGCCCGCCGCCGCGCTCCCTCTGCCTGGCCTCCGCCGCCCCGGCCGCCTGACTGCTGCGCCCTGTGTGAGCGTGAGGTGCCGCAGCTGACAGAGCACCACCTGCTGCCCCGTTCTCAGGGCCGGCGGCAGGGGCTGAAGGCCGCCGAATTGCCGACCACGCTCCTGTGCCCGGCCTGCCACAAGTTCCTGCACCGCACCCTGACGAATGCGGAACTGGCCCGCGACTACCGCGACTTGCCCGCACTGCGTGCCCAGGAGGACGTGGCCCGCTTCGTGGCCTGGATTCGCCGCCAGCCCCCTACTAAAGCGGTGCGGGTGAAGTAATACGGACTCCGATTGAATCGTTTGCAAAAATGATTCAATCCGAGCGGGCTTGCAAAGCTGCGCAGCAGAGCGAGCAGGAGAAAAAGCGGGCTGAAGGGCGTGGAGTTAACGAATCGGTTCCTTCATTTGTTAACGAAATAGACGGAATCCGTATAAAAATCAGGCGCGCTGAGAGCGTTTCTCAGCGCGCCTGACCCGCCAACAGCTTTATTTCAGCGTGCCCACATAGGCGGCCACGGCGGCCAGGTCGCCGTCCGTTATGGGTTTGAGGGCAATGCGCATGGCGTCGGGGTAAGCGATTCCCACGGGCGGCAGGGCGCGGTACTCCTTCAAGGCCGCCAGAACAGCGGTTTCACCCAGGCCAACCAGACTGGGAATGCCCAGGGCGTCGGCCCCCTGCCCGTCTTCGCCGTGGCAGACCACGCAGGCCATGACATTGCGAGCCGGGTCGCCTTCCAGATATAGGGCTGTGCCCTGAGCCAAGCGGGCAGCAGCCGTGGCAGCGGGTGGGGTGGAGACCGGGCTGGCCGGCGGCGTGGTGGGAGCCGCTGGGGTAGCTGGCGCTGGGGTGCTGGGCACGGGGGCCGCCGGTGTGGCGCCGGCCTGGGCGTAGTGCGCCGCCACATCCACGATGTTCTGGTCCGACAGCTGAGAGGCCACCCCCTGCATGACAGGGTTGCGCCGGGTGCCGGCCCGGAAGGCCACCAGCGCCTCCTGAATTCGGGCCGCACTCTGGCCTTCCAGCACAGGCGCGCGTCCCCCGGCCCGGTGGCAGCCGGCGCAGGAACTGGCCGCCAGGGTTGCGCCGCGCGCCGCGTTCGGGGTGGCGCTCAGGGCGCCGGCAGAGGAGGGGGTGGTCTGGGCCAGCACGGCGCCCGCCAGCATCAGGGCCGGCAGGCCAGCGGCAACAAGACGAACAGACAGGCGGTAACGTGTGCCCATAACAACCTCCCAAAAGCCTGCGGGTGAACTGCTGCTTTAGTGTACGGGCTGCGGCGCCGGGACCGACACCCCGGTCTGTGCAGGCAGCCAGCGGCGCAGCACGGCGGGCACCACCTCGGCCGCGACGACCACCAGCAGGGCGTAGCGCAGCACCCGCACGACGGTCAGGTCTTTGAGGGCGTCGGGCAGGGCGCTCAGGCCAAAGTAGACGGCGAACACCATCACCAGGCCGGCGACCGCCACGATCAGGCGGCCCGTCAGGTCACGCGGCGGGGCGAAGGTGGGGCGGGTCACCCAGAAGCCGGCCAGCAGGCCCAGGCCCACCCCCACCTCGCGCGGGGTGTTCGCCGGCAGCACGGCGGCCACCACCAGCACCAGTGCCGGAGGCAGCCAGCGGCCCAGGTCGTGTTCCGGGAAATGGCTCCGGGCAGCGGCGTAGGCGAACAGCCCGCCCAGCAGCAGCCCCACCACCACGTCGCTGGGATAGTGCACCCCCAGCGCCAAGCGGGAGACCGCCACCACCGCCACCAGCAGCGCCGCCGCCACCCACAGCCAGCGCCGGCCCAGCTGCGCGGCCATCCCGAACCACAGGGTCGCGCTCATCTGGGTGTGGCCACTGGGCAGCCCCGGCCCGCCGGCCGTCGCTTTGGCCGCCTCAGAGGCCACCGAGGGATCATTGAAAAAGGGGCGCGGCAGGTCCAGGCCGTATTTCAGCGCCGAATTGACCAGATAACTCAGGGCAAAGGCCACGCCCAGGTTGCGCCCGCCACTGGGCCACACCAGCCAGGTGTACAGCGCCAATGCCACGATAAAGACCTCGTCACGCCCCAAGTTCGTGACCGCCATCCAAAAACTGTCCATGTGCCGCCTATTGTGACTTATTTTTCACATGGTCGGGTGCCGCGTGGCCACTGCGGCGCGGTAAACTGCGGGGTATGACTCTTGCTCAGCCTGACGTTTTGCAGGCCACCACTCATAAGGCGCCCAACGCCCTGGAACTGCGCGGAATTACCAAGCGCTTTCCGCTGGTGCTGGCCAACGACGATATTTCCATGCATGTGCGGTGGGGCAGCGTGCACGCCCTGTGCGGTGAAAACGGCGCCGGCAAAAGCACCCTGATGAAAATCGTGTACGGCATCCAGCCGCCCACCAGCGGCCAGATTGTCGTGGACGGCGAAGTCGTGGACCTGACCAACCCCAGCGAGGCCATCCGGCGCGGCATCGGCATGGTGTTTCAGCACTTCATGCTGGTCGAGACCCTGACCGTGACCGAGAACGTGATTCTGGGCGCCGAGCCGACCAGTGGCGGGGCCATCAACTACGCCGCCGCGCGCAAGCGGGTGGCCGAGCTGATCAAGCAGTTCAACTTTGACCTGAACCCCGACGCCACCGTAGGCGAGTTACCAGTGGGCCTCCAGCAGAAGGTCGAGATTCTGAAGACCCTGTACCGGGGCGCGCGCATCCTGATTCTGGACGAGCCGACGGCGGTGCTGACCCCCAGTGAAACCGACGAACTGTTCGACTTTCTCAAGAACCAGTACGCCGCCAGCGGCAACGCCGTCATCTTCATCAGCCACAAGCTGCATGAGGTGCTGCACATCAGTGACACCATCAGCGTGATCCGCGACGGCCGGATGATCGGCACCATTTCGGCCCAGGGGGCCACCACCGAGCTGCTGGCCCGCATGATGGTGGGGCGCGAGGTCACCCTGAAGGTGCAGAAAAAAGCGGCCCAGCCAGGCGCCGCCGCCCTGGACGTGCAGAATGTGGTCGTGAAGGGCGAACACCGCAACGCGGTGGACAACGTGAGTTTTCAGGTGCGCGCGGGTGAGGTCGTGGGCATTGCCGGCGTGGAGGGCAATGGCCAGAGCGAGCTGATCGAGGCGATTACGGGTCTGAGAACCTACAGTGGCCAGATCACCTATCTGGGCAAATCGGCCAAGGGCGTGCGCGAGGTTGAGGCGTCGGGCCTGTCCCATGTCCCTGAGGACCGCAACGAACGCGGCCTGGTGCTGGAGATGACCACCGCTGAGAACTACATTCTGGGCGAACATGACCGGGCGCCGTTTGCTGGGCCCTTTGGCTTTCTGAAGCGCGACGTCATTGAAGACAACGCCCGTAAGCTCAGCGAGCAGTACGACGTGCGCCCCCGCAGCGCCAGCCTGCAGGCCGGGCGTTATTCGGGCGGCAACGCGCAGAAACTCATCGTGGCGCGCGAGATGCGCAAGGGGCCCAAGATTCTGGTGGCCAGTCAGCCCACGCGCGGGGTGGACATCGGCGCCATCGAGTTTATTCACAGCCGGATCGTGGAGGCGCGCGATCAGGGCCTCGCCGTGCTGCTGGTCAGTGCTGACCTGGGCGAAGTGATGAACCTGGCCGACCGCATTCTGGTGATGTACGAGGGCAAGGTGGTGGGCGAGGTGGACGCGGCCAACGCCACGGAAACGCAGCTGGGACTGCTGATGACGGGCAGCGGTGAGGACACGACGACGACGAAAGCGGGCTGGTAAGGCTCGGTGGATGGGGCGCCTCCGGTGTGGGGGCGCTTTTTTTGTTTTTCGGCGGGGGTGCCCCACCCCCCAGCCCCCATCCCCAGAGGGGACGGGGGAGCGGGCGTTGGCACTGGGCAAGAGTTTTGACTGGCGTTGGCCGGCTTGCTCTGTTCGTTTTCGTGTCCGGCCTCGACGCCATCCTGCCGCCCACCGGAAGGGCCTGCGCGCTGCGCGCACAATGGCCTCGCCTGGACTTGGGCGCTGAGGGGGCAAGGTGTGTCGGTGCGGCCCAGAGGTTCGACTTTTGAAAAGACAAAAGAAAGGCGCTTAAGCAGAAGCGCCTTTCAAAAGTAGACCCTCGTGTTTTAAGCGTCCCCACCTTGCCCCGTTACGGGGAGAGCAACGGAAGCCGTCGTGCGCGCAGCGCGCGGGCGTAAGCCGATGGGCGGCAGGTGGACCACGGCGTCTATAGCGCCGAATGACCTGGCCTCTCCGCCGCGCCAGTCAATCCCTGCCCAGTGCCAACGTCCGCTCCCCCTGCCCCTCTGGGGGAGGGGGCTGGGGGGTGGGGCAAGTCAGTTCAGACGCTCTCTATCCATAGGGCAGAACATTAACCCTCCCCACTCTCCTTCTTCCCCGTCAAACTGATCCCCGCACTCGCCGCAATCACGCACCCCATCGCTAGCCACTGCACCAGCGTCAGGCGTTCATGCAGAAATAGGAACCCGCTGAGGGCCGCAATCGCCGGTTCCAGACTCATCATCACGCCAAAAATCCGGGCCGGAATGGCGCGCAGGGCACGCATTTCGAGGGTGTAGGGCAGGGCACTGGAGAGAGCCGCCACCGCCAGGCCCAGCAGCAGGGCGTGCGGCGAGAGCAGGGCGGGCCCGGCCTGCACGGCGCCGAAGGGAAGCACCATCAGGGCCGCCACCCACATGCCCCCCACCACGCCGGTGGTGCCGGGAACGCGGCGGCCCACGGCTCCCCCCGCCAGGATGTATCCGGCCCATAGGGCGCCGGCGGTCAGGGCCAGAACGACGCCCTGGGCCGACACCTGCTGCGCGGCCTCACCGCCCACCGGGGCAATCAGGGCGATGCCCAGGCCGGCCAGCGCCACCCAGGCAATATCCAGGGCGCGGCGCGACAGGGCCAGGGCCAGCAGCAGAGGCCCTACGAATTCCAGCGTGACGGCCAGCCCCAAGGGCAGGTAGCGCAGCGACTCGTAGAACACCAGGTTCATCAGACCCAGGGCGGCGCCGTAGGGCACGATAACCAGCCACTGCGCGCGGGTCAGCTGGCGCAGGTTGGGGCGCAGCACCAGGGTCAGCAGCAGGGCCGCCAGCACCACCCGCAGGGCCGTGGTGCCGGCGGCACCCAGCGTGGGAAACAGCGTTTTGGCAAAGGCGGCGCCACCCTGAATGCTCAGCATGGCCAGCAGCACCGCCGGAATGGGGGGCAGCGAAAAGCGGGACCGGGAGGCGCTGACGGCGTTCGCCAGCGCTGCCTCAGTTGGCACCGGTTCAGTCGGCACTGAGGGCCACCGGGTTGTCGTTTTCGCTTTGCTCGGGCAGGTGGCGCCGGACCTCGCGCATGGCCGAGTGGATGACAGCCATCGCCATGCTCATGGTCAGCAGACTGGAAAAGCCGTAGCTGACCAGGGGAAGGGGCACGCCCGTGACTGGAAAGATACCGGCCGCCACGCACAGATTCACGAAGGCCTGACCCACGATCATGAACATGGCGCCGATGGCCATCACGCTGGCCCCGTGAATCTCGGGCGTCATGGGGCGCACGCGGCTGGCCAGGTGGGCCACGTCCAGCGCGGTGGCCACGATCAGCCAGTAGGCAAAGAGCAGCATCGCCACCCCCAGCAGCCCCGAGGTAAAGCCCACCGACGCCACAATCATGTCGGTGTGCTCGCCAAAGTAGTTGTAGCGCGGGCCGTCGGGTCCCTGGCCAGGAATACCGCCCATGCGCAGGTCGCGGTGGGCCATGCCAATCTGGTCCAGGCCCTGAGCCGTCACGTCGTCGCGGGTCTGGTAGCCGATCAGGCGCTCTTTGATATAGGGATGCTGTTCCAGGTAAATCCCGGCCACCGGAATAGCCATCAGCCCCAGCGCCAGCATGAAGCCGCTGATATTGCTGATGCGCACACCCGCCGCGTACATCAGGATGATGCCCAGGGCAAACATCAGCACGCTACTGCCCAGGTCCGGCTCCCAGAAGATGAGACCAGTGGTGAGCAGAATCATGCCCGTGGCGCTAATCAGCTTGTTCTGTACGCCCCTGCGGGCAAAAAAGGACGCCAGCATCAGGACCAGGCCCAACTTGGCCATCTCGGACGGCTGAAACCGGATGACCCCAAAGTTCAGCCAGCGCTTGGTGCCGGAACTCTCGGCGGTGCCCACCCCGATAAAGTGCACCAGCACCAGCAGCACCAGGGTGACCACCCAGACCCACGGCCCGACCTTCAGAAAGGCGCGGGGCCGCAGCCGGGCGACCACCAATGTCAGGCCCAGCGCCAGCAGCGCCTTGGGCCCGTGGTCGAGAATCTTGTCCGGGTCGGCCGCCGCAATCCCCAGCATTCCCAGGCTCAGCAGCAGCACCTGGGCGATGAGCAGCTGAACACTCATGCCTCTGCCTGCCCGGCGGCCAGCGCCTGCGCCGCGCGGCGGAAGCTCTCGCCGCGCGCCTTATAGTCGCGGAACTGGTCAAAACTGGTGCCCACTGGGGCCAGCAGGACAGTGCCACCATCCGGCAGGGCCTCCAGGCCGGCCTGCACCGCCGCCCGCATGGTGGCCTCGCCGTCCTCGCCGGTCACCACGCGGTAGGGCAGCCCCAGGCTGCGGGCCAGCGCCTCGCCGTCCTCGCCAAAAGCGATGACCTGCGTGACTCGGCCCTGCGCGGCCTGCCGCAGCGGCGCCAGTTCGGCGCCCTTATCCCGGCCGCCCACCAACCAGGCCACCGGGGGGTGGGCCCGGTCCAGGGCCGCCTGCACCGCCAGGGTGCGAGTGGCAATCGAGTCCTCGATAAAAGTGACCCCATCTTTCTGCGCCACCGTTTCAAAGCGGCCCGCGACGGGCTGCGCGCTCTGGAGGGCGGCGGCCAGCAGGCCAGGGTCGGCGGCGCGGCCCAGGTGAACCAGCAGCGCCTCAGCGGCCAGCAGGGCGGCGGCGGCATTGGCAGGGTGAATGCCGGCGGGGAGGTCGGCTGGGTAGAGAACGGAAGTGCCGTCAAATAGGGCCAGCCGCGCCGGGTCGAAGCGCCGCACCTGGGCGCGGGTCGGCACATCAAGGCCAGCGGGCAGCACGAGGACGTCGCTTTCTTGCTGCGCCGCCGTGATGTTCAGCTTGGCGGCGTGGTAGGCCGCCGGGGTGCCGTGCCGGTCCAGATGGTCAAGGCCCAGGTTCGTGATCACGGCCACCGGCAGCCGCAGGCCCGGCACCCGTTCCAGCTGAAAACTGGACAGTTCTGCCACCGCCACCTCGGCGCGGTCCACCACGTCCAGCAGCGGCGGGTCAATGTTGCCGCCCTCCAGGGCATTCAGACCGCAGGCGCGCAGCAGGTGGGCGATCAGGACGGTGGTGCTGCCCTTGCCCGCCGTGCCGGTGACGCCCACCATCGGCAGGGCCGGGTGGGCGCGGGCGGCCAGGGTGACCTCGCCAATGACCTCGGCGCCCGCCGCGCGCAGCCGCTCCAGGTCAGGGTGGTCAATGGGCACGCCCGGCGCGGCGACCACCGTGCTGTACGCCTGGGTCACGTCGCCGCGTGTCCAGCCCAGTTCGGCCATCAGCGCCTCGTCCTCGGGGGCGGGCCGCGCGTCGGTCCAGTCGGCCTGCTTGCCCTCACGGGCCAGAAAGCGGGCCACGCCCCGCCCGCTGCGGCCCAGTCCATATACCAGCACCCCGTCACGCTTCACGCCCTCAACCATAGAGCAGCGCAGGCCGCCCTTGTGAAGCGCCCATCTGGTGGGAAACAATCGCAGGGCATCTTCCGGAGGTTTGTTCATGAAGCGACCAGCTGCTCTGTCTATTCTGACGCTCTTGCCCCTGGCCCTGGCTG
It contains:
- a CDS encoding EamA family transporter, which encodes MLSIQGGAAFAKTLFPTLGAAGTTALRVVLAALLLTLVLRPNLRQLTRAQWLVIVPYGAALGLMNLVFYESLRYLPLGLAVTLEFVGPLLLALALSRRALDIAWVALAGLGIALIAPVGGEAAQQVSAQGVVLALTAGALWAGYILAGGAVGRRVPGTTGVVGGMWVAALMVLPFGAVQAGPALLSPHALLLGLAVAALSSALPYTLEMRALRAIPARIFGVMMSLEPAIAALSGFLFLHERLTLVQWLAMGCVIAASAGISLTGKKESGEG
- a CDS encoding FtsW/RodA/SpoVE family cell cycle protein, whose amino-acid sequence is MSVQLLIAQVLLLSLGMLGIAAADPDKILDHGPKALLALGLTLVVARLRPRAFLKVGPWVWVVTLVLLVLVHFIGVGTAESSGTKRWLNFGVIRFQPSEMAKLGLVLMLASFFARRGVQNKLISATGMILLTTGLIFWEPDLGSSVLMFALGIILMYAAGVRISNISGFMLALGLMAIPVAGIYLEQHPYIKERLIGYQTRDDVTAQGLDQIGMAHRDLRMGGIPGQGPDGPRYNYFGEHTDMIVASVGFTSGLLGVAMLLFAYWLIVATALDVAHLASRVRPMTPEIHGASVMAIGAMFMIVGQAFVNLCVAAGIFPVTGVPLPLVSYGFSSLLTMSMAMAVIHSAMREVRRHLPEQSENDNPVALSAD
- the murD gene encoding UDP-N-acetylmuramoyl-L-alanine--D-glutamate ligase, which encodes MVEGVKRDGVLVYGLGRSGRGVARFLAREGKQADWTDARPAPEDEALMAELGWTRGDVTQAYSTVVAAPGVPIDHPDLERLRAAGAEVIGEVTLAARAHPALPMVGVTGTAGKGSTTVLIAHLLRACGLNALEGGNIDPPLLDVVDRAEVAVAELSSFQLERVPGLRLPVAVITNLGLDHLDRHGTPAAYHAAKLNITAAQQESDVLVLPAGLDVPTRAQVRRFDPARLALFDGTSVLYPADLPAGIHPANAAAALLAAEALLVHLGRAADPGLLAAALQSAQPVAGRFETVAQKDGVTFIEDSIATRTLAVQAALDRAHPPVAWLVGGRDKGAELAPLRQAAQGRVTQVIAFGEDGEALARSLGLPYRVVTGEDGEATMRAAVQAGLEALPDGGTVLLAPVGTSFDQFRDYKARGESFRRAAQALAAGQAEA